The proteins below are encoded in one region of Drosophila santomea strain STO CAGO 1482 chromosome 3R, Prin_Dsan_1.1, whole genome shotgun sequence:
- the LOC120451111 gene encoding uncharacterized protein LOC120451111 gives MASQGSSRLAQMQMRFQQRTQQEQELRRRELMSMKSSAENLATGAPSAATTRLIGNGKVRQMFDERRRGAGIDRSNPLKPIGTLPSPPAPSKSRPEPPMQRLVKGVSDMTVRDAPNAGRRITSDSNNNNKFATPRSTVNRNLKPVVTRKTPPAQEVTLPQRSPPPQRSPKTQTTNRLAGGTAVAPPATRVSPPVIRRAEPKFPVKKVNMDTTSAIPEGTALCRYCRRHFNTDRLAKHEAVCQRMVSTKRKIFDASKQRIEGTEAETFNKKSKGNRTRSTYSSAAQQKGLTTGVKKNNWRKKHEDFIQSIRAAKQVQLHLARGGKLSDLPPPPPSENPDYVQCPHCGRRFNEQAAERHIPKCVNMVHNKPRNGPATKRR, from the exons ATGGCGTCACAAGGTTCCTCAAGGCTGGCGCAAATGCAG ATGCGTTTCCAGCAGCGCAcacagcaggagcaggagttgCGCAGACGGGAGCTGATGAGCATGAAGTCGAGTGCCGAGAATCTGGCCACTGGAGCGCCAAGTGCCGCCACCACCAGGTTGATCGGGAATGGGAAAGTGCGGCAGATGTTCGACGAACGTCGTCGCGGAGCGGGCATTGATCGCAGTAATCCCCTCAAGCCGATCGGCACTCTGCCCTCGCCACCAGCCCCATCGAAATCTCGCCCAGAGCCACCGATGCAGCGTCTTGTCAAGGGCGTGTCAGACATGACCGTGCGGGATGCACCCAATGCAGGCAGGAGGATTACCAGTGAcagcaataataacaataagtTCGCCACTCCAAGGAGTACAGTGAACCGGAACCTGAAGCCCGTGGTCACGCGGAAGACACCGCCAGCTCAGGAGGTCACGCTGCCCCAACGTTCTCCACCTCCACAACGGAGTCCCAAGACTCAGACGACCAATCGATTAGCTGGAGGAACCGCTGTTGCGCCGCCAGCCACTCGTGTTTCACCGCCAGTTATTCGACGG GCGGAGCCAAAATTCCCTGTTAAAAAGGTCAACATG GACACAACGTCGGCAATCCCAGAGGGCACCGCTTTATGCCGCTACTGCAGACGCCACTTCAACACGGATCGTTTGGCGAAGCACGAGGCGGTGTGCCAGCGCATGGTGAGCACCAAACGCAAGATATTCGACGCCTCCAAGCAACGGATCGAGGGCACCGAAGCCGAGACGTTCAACAAAAAGTCTAAGGGCAATCGCACACGTTCCACGTACAGTAGTGCTGCCCAGCAGAAGGGTCTGACCACAGGGGTGAAGAAGAACAACTGGCGCAAGAAGCATGAGGACTTTATTCAGTCGATTAGAGCGGCCAAGCAGGTTCAGTTGCACTTGGCGCGCGGCGGTAAGTTGAGCGAtctgccaccgccgccgccttcGGAGAATCCAGACTACGTCCAGTGTCCCCACTGCGGTCGCCGATTCAACGAACAGGCCGCGGAGCGTCATATCCCCAAGTGCGTTAACATGGTGCACAACAAGCCCCGGAACGGTCCCGCGACAAAGAGGCGTTGA
- the LOC120451110 gene encoding THO complex subunit 1, translating to MSTAVEVANTAPGKLANYFALQTSFEKALELAITDGNVELLVKEYNSFPANTEHDKRLPMDHAFRVLLMNRLDDDVNRIGELVRLSVEATRAEIVSNTIPVVLLIDTFDVVTLDKCQKIFQFVEEMVEVWKEEIFFASCKNNILRMCNDLLRRLSRTQNTVFCGRIQLFLSKFFPFSERSGLNIVSEFNLDNFTEYGLDSKDHDESDNKELEDTAEDIPLKIDYDLYCKFWSLQDFFRNPNQCYNKAQWKMFQMHAENILQSFSSFKLEDVRQSSSDNASESDQAMDVDEEAVDTTAVTTVIKANHFFAKFLTNPKLLALQLSDANFRRAVLVQFLILFQYLQVSVKFKSDTYTLTADQSDFIKETETRVYKLLEETPPYGKRFSRTVHHMLAREEMWNNWKNEGCKEFKKPEEPTPSEEDLKPIPNKRPRRALGDALRDASRSGKFFLGNDNLTRLWNYSPDNLQACKSEQRNFLPLLETYLETPHEKVDPAFEWRALRLLARQTPHFFTSLSQPSSKISDYLEQVRKRLIRDKEPKPAALLSSNSSENSFGLSANNAQTDGEQDATVALQDGEPEQDLEVEDNEPVVEEVDELPSHEKPLMVTKEHIQEVAPLIGEPWMKVGKKIGFTNDELLFFQMEHPTANVACVEMLTNWISDDDDATLDNWAYMLEGLEMNKAAEAVKAIIEREKSGSTAAPPVPSATDNDVEVLSD from the exons ATGAGCACCGCCGTAGAAGTGGCCAACACGGCTCCGGGAAAGTTGGCCAACTACTTTGCGCTACAGACGTCGTTCGAG AAAGCCCTTGAATTGGCCATCACAGACGGCAACGTAGAACTGTTGGTCAAGGAGTACAACAGCTTTCCAGCCAACACCGAGCACGACAAGCGCTTACCCATGGACCATGCTTTCCGGGTGCTCCTGATGAATCGGCTGGATGACGATGTGAATCGCATTGGAGAGCTGGTGCGCCTCTCCGTGGAAGCCACGCGGGCCGAGATTGTTTCTAACACCATACCCGTGGTGCTCCTGATCGACACCTTCGACGTGGTCACTTTGGACAAGTGCCAGAAGATATTCCAGTTTGTCGAGGAGATGGTGGAGGTGTGGAAGGAGGAGATCTTTTTCGCCTCGTGCAAGAACAACATCCTTCGCATGTGCAACGACCTGCTGCGGCGACTTTCGCGCACCCAGAACACTGTCTTCTGTGGCCGCATCCAGCTCTTCCTCTCAAAGTTTTTTCCCTTCTCGGAGCGTTCTGGCCTAAACATCGTCTCCGAGTTCAACCTGGACAACTTTACGGAGTACGGTCTAGACAGCAAGGACCACGACGAAAGTGACAACAAGGAGCTGGAGGACACTGCTGAGGACATTCCTCTAAAAATCGACTACGACCTGTACTGCAAGTTTTGGTCGCTGCAGGACTTTTTCCGGAATCCCAACCAGTGCTACAATAAGGCCCAGTGGAAGATGTTCCAGATG CACGCTGAGAATATACTACAGTCCTTCTCGAGCTTCAAGCTTGAGGACGTGCGTCAAAGTAGCAGCGACAATGCGAGCGAGTCTGACCAAGCAATGGATGTGGACGAAGAGGCCGTTGACACTACGGCGGTGACCACCGTCATTAAAGCGAACCACTTCTTTGCCAAGTTTCTAACCAATCCTAAGCTTTTAGCTCTGCAGCTCTCTGACGCAAATTTTCGACGTGCCGTTCTGGTGCAATTTCTGATACTATTTCAGTACCTGCAAGTCAGTGTAAAGTTTAAAAG TGATACTTATACTTTGACTGCAGACCAATCGGACTTTATTAAGGAAACAGAGACCCGTGTTTATAAATTGCTAGAGGAGACACCACCGTACGGTAAGCGGTTTTCGCGGACAGTGCACCACATGCTGGCTCGCGAAGAGATGTGGAACAACTGGAAGAACGAAGGCTGCAAGGAATTTAAGAAGCCTGAGGAACCAACTCCCAGCGAAGAGGATTTGAAGCCAATTCCGAATAAAAGACCACGACGCGCATTGGGCGATGCACTGCGCGATGCTTCCCGCAGCGGCAAGTTCTTTTTGGGAAA TGACAACCTAACACGTTTGTGGAACTACTCTCCAGATAACCTGCAGGCCTGCAAAAGCGAACAGCGTAACTTCCTACCGCTGTTAGAGACATATTTAGAAACGCCGCACGAAAAGGTAGATCCTGCATTTGAGTGGCGAGCACTGCGTTTGCTTGCGCGCCAGACTCCGCACTTCTTTACGTCGCTCTCTCAACCATCGAGCAAGATCTCCGACTATCTGGAGCAAGTGCGCAAACGTCTCATCCGGGACAAGGAGCCCAAACCTGCAGCCCTGTTATCCAGTAACTCTTCGGAGAACAGTTTTGGCCTGTCGGCCAACAACGCTCAAACGGACGGCGAGCAGGATGCTACAGTCGCCCTTCAGGACGGTGAACCAGAGCAGGATCTGGAGGTAGAGGACAACGAACCTGTGGTGGAAGAGGTGGATGAGTTACCGTCGCACGAGAAACCCCTTATGGTTACAAAAGAGCACATCCAAGAGGTGGCGCCATTGATAGGCGAGCCATGGATGAAAGTGGGAAAGAAGATTGGGTTTACCAACGACGAACTCCTCTTCTTTCAAATGGAGCATCCTACAGCGAACGTGGCCTGCGTTGAAATGCTGACAAACTGGATATCCGATGACGACGACGCCACTCTGGACAACTGGGCGTACATGCTAGAGGGATTGGAGATGAATAAGGCTGCCGAAGCGGTGAAGGCCATTATAGAGCGCGAAAAGTCTGGATCTACGGCCGCGCCACCCGTGCCTTCTGCCACCGATAACGACGTAGAGGTGCTCTCCGATTAG
- the LOC120453692 gene encoding uncharacterized protein LOC120453692, which yields MRKSIIYILLWILALSRVSLSSVLKQLFPDYNYQNPSWPQWYPDYYNRGYTQPQAERKVKSARSYKDICRLVNTNGFTNPGGVPRCPY from the coding sequence ATGCGCAAGTCGATTATATACATTTTGCTGTGGATTCTGGCGCTAAGCAGAGTCTCCCTCAGCTCTGTGCTTAAACAGCTTTTTCCCGACTATAATTACCAAAATCCTTCTTGGCCCCAGTGGTATCCTGACTATTACAACAGAGGTTATACGCAGCCACAGGCAGAACGAAAAGTTAAATCTGCGCGGTCATATAAGGACATCTGCAGGTTGGTTAACACCAATGGATTTACAAACCCCGGAGGAGTGCCTCGATGCCCTTACTAA
- the LOC120453691 gene encoding vesicle transport protein SEC20: protein MDRDMFTLQSIRQDLIDNNLQAKAIIQDILNSRTSISELEELNEAGRSKLSAIRKSIERLDDWARDTADVALAKEVDTHRDQFSKTLQAFRKANVSTMLEIEKANREELMAITGESELRQRTTTRTRHNQGSLVSQENDVTEKMLAISRHLSETTQKSAVTLETLVASSQNVEATNDELQNTAGTITMSGKLLKKYGRRECTDKMLLFFAFSLFLACVFYIVQKRLF, encoded by the exons ATGGACAGAGATATGTTTACTTTGCAGTCCATCCGGCAAGACCTGATCGACAACAATCTGCAGGCCAAGGCAATAATACAG GACATCCTCAACAGCCGCACCTCGATCTCCGAACTGGAGGAGCTGAACGAAGCGGGTCGCTCCAAACTGTCTGCTATCCGCAAAAGCATCGAACGGTTGGACGACTGGGCGCGGGACACGGCGGACGTGGCGCTGGCGAAGGAAGTGGACACCCACCGTGATCAGTTCTCCAAAACGCTGCAAGCGTTCCGAAAGGCTAACGTGTCCACGATGCTAGAGATCGAAAAGGCCAATCGAGAGGAGTTGATGGCCATTACCGGCGAGAGTGAACTGCGACAACGGACCACGACACGTACACGGCACAACCAGGGAAGCCTGGTCTCACAGGAGAACGACGTGACCGAAAAGATGCTGGCCATATCCCGGCACCTCTCCGAGACCACCCAGAAGAGTGCAGTCACCCTGGAAACGCTGGTGGCCTCATCGCAGAATGTGGAGGCCACCAACGACGAACTGCAGAACACGGCCGGCACCATTACCATGTCCGGCAAGCTGCTCAAGAAGTACGGACGACGTGAGTGCACTGACAAGATGCTGCTCTTCTTTGCCTTCTCATTGTTTCTCGCCTGTGTCTTTTACATCGTGCAGAAGCGACTCTTCTAG
- the LOC120451060 gene encoding E3 ubiquitin-protein ligase complex slx8-rfp subunit rfp2 isoform X2, whose product MSDSTIFPFNLTAQLSIIGQSAESNVSSSSSNSSVSESSAESHLSQSADSNVSSSSSNSSVSESSAESRLSIASNSYFGSNTSVESHSSVNSNSSLDNQSPEESYLSVESDSSPTPNTSETFSAGEASNQLQSPQSNSFLNMSHNETHSAANLSLSNDDAHSQIRSLTQDVAQMEAELDSINRYCEEVVAQIDTLPTSTSTPTVVRGNRRRSAMNPIEIIDLSHLEFVPQVRSARNRAPDAVIDLCTPDGPRSRPVNLPSNDSFTIPNRRRVLAQSTENSPVVDLDDVSPPKRVYRDIDLSHKEDSYKCPVCMDSVTKREPVSTKCGHVFCRECIQTAISATHKCPMCNKKLTARQFFRIYL is encoded by the exons ATGTCGGATTCGACTATCTTTCCTTTT AACTTAACTGCTCAATTATCCATCATTGGTCAGTCAGCGGAAAGCAACGTATCCAGTTCGAGCTCCAACTCAAGTGTATCCGAATCTTCTGCGGAATCCCATTTATCTCAGTCAGCGGACAGCAACGTATCCAGTTCGAGCTCCAACTCAAGTGTATCCGAATCTTCTGCGGAATCCCGTTTATCTATAGCTTCCAATTCATATTTCGGATCTAATACATCCGTGGAATCTCATTCATCTGTTAATTCTAATTCGTCCTTGGATAACCAATCACCAGAGGAGTCTTATTTATCTGTGGAATCAGACTCATCTCCAACACCCAATACCAGCGAAACTTTTTCGGCCGGAGAAGCTTCAAACCAACTGCAGTCACCGCAAAGCAATAGCTTCTTGAATATGAGCCACAATGAAACCCACTCTGCGGCTAACTTGTCTCTCTCGAATGACGATGCTCACTCGCAGATCAGATCACTTACCCAGGATGTGGCCCAGATGGAAGCAGAATTGGATAGCA TAAATCGCTACTGCGAAGAAGTTGTAGCACAGATTGACACCTTACCCACGAGTACCTCAACGCCAACAGTAGTGCGTGGAAATCGCCGCAGAAGTGCCA TGAATCCAATAGAAATAATAGATCTGTCCCATTTGGAGTTTGTACCACAGGTTCGATCTGCTCGGAATCGTGCGCCCGATGCTGTCATAGATCTGTGCACTCCCGACGGGCCAAGAAGTCGCCCAGTCAATCTTCCCTCCAACGACTCCTTCACCATTCCCAATCGTCGGCGCGTCTTGGCTCAGTCAACCGAAAATTCCCCGGTAGTGGATCTCGACGATGTGTCGCCACCAAAACGCGTTTATCGCGATATAGATCTGTCCCATAAAGAGGACTCATACAAGTGCCCCGTCTGCATGGACAGCGTAACGAAGCGCGAGCCAGTGTCAACCAAATGTGGACACGTCTTCTGCCGGGAATGTATCCAAACAGCCATCAGCGCTACGCACAAATGTCCAATGTGCAACAAGAAGCTAACTGCACGTCAATTCTTTCGCATTTACTTGTGA
- the LOC120451060 gene encoding E3 ubiquitin-protein ligase complex slx8-rfp subunit slx8 isoform X1 has translation MSDSTIFPFNLTAQLSIIGQSAESNVSSSSSNSSVSESSAESHLSQSADSNVSSSSSNSSVSESSAESRLSIASNSYFGSNTSVESHSSVNSNSSLDNQSPEESYLSVESDSSPTPNTSETFSAGEASNQLQSPQSNSFLNMSHNETHSAANLSLSNDDAHSQIRSLTQDVAQMEAELDSINRYCEEVVAQIDTLPTSTSTPTVVRGNRRRSAMNPIEIIDLSHLEFVPQVRSARNRAPDAVIDLCTPDGPRSRPVNLPSNDSFTIPNRRRVLAQSTENSPVVDLDDVSPPKRVYRDIDLSHKEDSYKCPVCMDSVTKREPVSTKCGHVFCRECIQTAISATHKCPMCNKKLTARQFFRIYFV, from the exons ATGTCGGATTCGACTATCTTTCCTTTT AACTTAACTGCTCAATTATCCATCATTGGTCAGTCAGCGGAAAGCAACGTATCCAGTTCGAGCTCCAACTCAAGTGTATCCGAATCTTCTGCGGAATCCCATTTATCTCAGTCAGCGGACAGCAACGTATCCAGTTCGAGCTCCAACTCAAGTGTATCCGAATCTTCTGCGGAATCCCGTTTATCTATAGCTTCCAATTCATATTTCGGATCTAATACATCCGTGGAATCTCATTCATCTGTTAATTCTAATTCGTCCTTGGATAACCAATCACCAGAGGAGTCTTATTTATCTGTGGAATCAGACTCATCTCCAACACCCAATACCAGCGAAACTTTTTCGGCCGGAGAAGCTTCAAACCAACTGCAGTCACCGCAAAGCAATAGCTTCTTGAATATGAGCCACAATGAAACCCACTCTGCGGCTAACTTGTCTCTCTCGAATGACGATGCTCACTCGCAGATCAGATCACTTACCCAGGATGTGGCCCAGATGGAAGCAGAATTGGATAGCA TAAATCGCTACTGCGAAGAAGTTGTAGCACAGATTGACACCTTACCCACGAGTACCTCAACGCCAACAGTAGTGCGTGGAAATCGCCGCAGAAGTGCCA TGAATCCAATAGAAATAATAGATCTGTCCCATTTGGAGTTTGTACCACAGGTTCGATCTGCTCGGAATCGTGCGCCCGATGCTGTCATAGATCTGTGCACTCCCGACGGGCCAAGAAGTCGCCCAGTCAATCTTCCCTCCAACGACTCCTTCACCATTCCCAATCGTCGGCGCGTCTTGGCTCAGTCAACCGAAAATTCCCCGGTAGTGGATCTCGACGATGTGTCGCCACCAAAACGCGTTTATCGCGATATAGATCTGTCCCATAAAGAGGACTCATACAAGTGCCCCGTCTGCATGGACAGCGTAACGAAGCGCGAGCCAGTGTCAACCAAATGTGGACACGTCTTCTGCCGGGAATGTATCCAAACAGCCATCAGCGCTACGCACAAATGTCCAATGTGCAACAAGAAGCTAACTGCACGTCAATTCTTTCGCATTTACTT TGTTTAA
- the LOC120451062 gene encoding uncharacterized protein LOC120451062: MMSEEIGGKKTSLSSLIYPKRIPNIKFGPIKDEMGFTLSERLALRQAWNLIKPFERRYGQDVFYSFLNDYSWGIKKFGNGTELDLAALHSHAFRFINFFGLLIEEKDSVMFQLMINDNNQTHSRCKVGSFFVGHLAQALADYVLKVFHKVSSLSLERGLDKLVEKFQNYQDNPSITSAHNRLSKMNSDPRPPRGNAASATAISGF, from the exons atGATGAGTGAAGAAATAGGTGGCAAGAAAACCTCATTATCAAGCCTTATCTACCCAAAGCGCATACCAAACATTAAGTTTGGTCCTATCAAGGACGAAATGGGCTTCACACTCAGCGAAAGACTGGCTCTCAGACAGGCGTGGAACTTGATCAAACCCTTTGAACGGCGCTACGGTCAGGATGTGTTCTATAG CTTCTTAAATGATTACTCTTGGGGTATTAAAAAGTTTGGGAACGGAACTGAGCTCGACCTGGCAGCCCTGCACTCACATGCTTTTCGATTTATCAACTTTTTTGGACTTCTCATCGAGGAGAAAGATTCTGTAATGTTCCAGCTGATGATAAATGACAACAACCAAACCCACAGTCGCTGCAAAGTGGGCTCCTTTTTTGTTGGG CATCTAGCCCAGGCCCTGGCGGACTATGTGCTGAAGGTGTTCCACAAGGTCAGCTCGCTATCACTGGAACGGGGCTTGGACAAACTCGTGGAGAAGTTCCAGAACTACCAGGACAATCCGTCGATTACCTCCGCACACAATCGCCTGAGCAAGATGAACTCTGATCCCCGCCCTCCCAGAGGAAACGCTGCCTCTGCCACCGCGATATCAGGCTTCTAG
- the LOC120451058 gene encoding facilitated trehalose transporter Tret1-2 homolog isoform X2, with protein MVAIEKLKMTVSQEDGDTRNPITYDLLQESESRTSKTRQYVAAMIICLGAVAAGTALSWTAPVFPQISAENETINQGSLNSSTGVISNSTSSKDDIRLTDSQIIWVSSMLPLGALFGALPSGYIADTIGRRYTAMVMDIPFILAWISISFANSVGWLYLGRFLIGISTGSFCVVAPMYISEIAETSIRGSLGTLFQLLLTIGILFIYVVGALVSWKTLSMLCILIPILLLCGLFIVPETPVYLLKRGKRSEANRALKWLWGDYCNTSNAIQAIQNDLDQTGADASVKDLFSNRASRNGMVISVLLMVFQQFSGINAVIFFMNQIFLSSRTLNPDVCTIVVGVVQVIMTLTSSLLIEKAGRKILLIFSSTIMTVCLAMLGAYNTIQRHTDISEAIGWLPLLCIVLFIVSFSVGYGPIPWMIMGELFMPDVKGIAVSLSVMMNWVCVFLVTWLFGLLNAAGADVPFWFFSAWMAVATAYVAIALQETKGKSANQIQSWLSGR; from the exons ATGGTGGCTATCGAGAAACTCAAGATG ACTGTTAGTCAAGAGGATGGGGATACACGCAATCCAATAACCTACGATCTTCTGCAAGAAAGCGAATCGAGGACTTCGAAGACCCGGCAATATGTGGCGGCTATGATTA TTTGTTTGGGTGCGGTTGCAGCAGGAACTGCGTTATCCTGGACGGCTCCTGTTTTTCCGCAGATATCTGCAGAAAATGAGACCATTAACCAAGGCAGTTTGAATTCCAGCACTGGAGTTATTTCCAATTCGACCTCCAGCAAGGACGACATTCGACTGACCGATTCGCAAA TAATATGGGTGAGTTCCATGTTGCCCTTGGGCGCCCTTTTCGGAGCCCTGCCCTCCGGATATATTGCCGATACGATCGGGCGACGTTATACTGCGATGGTCATGGACATTCCCTTTATCTTGGCATGGATCTCGATCAGTTTCGCCAATTCCGTCGGCTGGCTTTACTTGGGAAGATTCTTAATCG GTATCTCAACTGGCAGCTTCTGCGTGGTGGCTCCCATGTACATTTCAGAAATAGCAGAGACTAGCATTCGTGGCAGTCTAGGCACATTGTTTCAGTTGCTCCTCACGATCGGCATCCTGTTCATTTACGTGGTAGGAGCATTGGTCTCATGGAAAACCCTGAGCATGCTCTGCATACTCATACCCATCCTGCTGCTCTGCGGCCTGTTTATCGTGCCTGAAACTCCAGTATATCTACTTAAAAGG GGTAAGCGCTCCGAGGCAAATCGCGCACTAAAATGGCTGTGGGGAGATTACTGCAACACCAGCAACGCCATCCAGGCCATCCAAAACGACTTGGACCAGACTGGAGCGGATGCTTCCGTAAAGGATTTGTTCAGCAACCGCGCCTCACGTAACGGCATGGTGATCTCTGTGCTGTTGATGGTATTCCAGCAGTTTTCCGGCATCAACGCCGTGATCTTCTTTATGAACCAGATCTTTTTGTCAAGCCGTACACTGAATCCTGACGTCTGCACCATAGTGGTGGGTGTGGTGCAGGTGATCATGACCCTGACCTCCTCCCTGCTGATCGAAAAGGCCGGCCGCAAGATCCTGCTGATCTTCAGCAGTACGATTATGACAGTCTGCCTGGCCATGCTGGGTGCCTATAACACGATCCAGCGACACACCGATATATCCGAGGCCATTGGCTGGTTACCCCTCCTCTGCATAGTGCTGTTCATCGTTAGCTTCTCGGTGGGCTACGGCCCCATTCCCTGGATGATAATGGGTGAACTCTTCATGCCGGACGTCAAGGGCATCGCCGTCTCCCTGAGTGTCATGATGAACTGGGTGTGCGTGTTCCTGGTCACCTGGCTCTTTGGTCTGCTCaatgctgctggtgctgatgtGCCGTTCTGGTTCTTTAGCGCCTGGATGGCGGTGGCCACTGCTTACGTGGCCATTGCCTTGCAGGAGACGAAGGGCAAGAGTGCCAACCAAATCCAAAGCTGGTTAAGCGGGCGCTGA
- the LOC120451058 gene encoding facilitated trehalose transporter Tret1-2 homolog isoform X1: MDSEKVVRAMARWWQTVSQEDGDTRNPITYDLLQESESRTSKTRQYVAAMIICLGAVAAGTALSWTAPVFPQISAENETINQGSLNSSTGVISNSTSSKDDIRLTDSQIIWVSSMLPLGALFGALPSGYIADTIGRRYTAMVMDIPFILAWISISFANSVGWLYLGRFLIGISTGSFCVVAPMYISEIAETSIRGSLGTLFQLLLTIGILFIYVVGALVSWKTLSMLCILIPILLLCGLFIVPETPVYLLKRGKRSEANRALKWLWGDYCNTSNAIQAIQNDLDQTGADASVKDLFSNRASRNGMVISVLLMVFQQFSGINAVIFFMNQIFLSSRTLNPDVCTIVVGVVQVIMTLTSSLLIEKAGRKILLIFSSTIMTVCLAMLGAYNTIQRHTDISEAIGWLPLLCIVLFIVSFSVGYGPIPWMIMGELFMPDVKGIAVSLSVMMNWVCVFLVTWLFGLLNAAGADVPFWFFSAWMAVATAYVAIALQETKGKSANQIQSWLSGR; this comes from the exons ATGGATTCGGAAAAAGTGGTCCGCGCCATGGCTCGTTGGTGGCAG ACTGTTAGTCAAGAGGATGGGGATACACGCAATCCAATAACCTACGATCTTCTGCAAGAAAGCGAATCGAGGACTTCGAAGACCCGGCAATATGTGGCGGCTATGATTA TTTGTTTGGGTGCGGTTGCAGCAGGAACTGCGTTATCCTGGACGGCTCCTGTTTTTCCGCAGATATCTGCAGAAAATGAGACCATTAACCAAGGCAGTTTGAATTCCAGCACTGGAGTTATTTCCAATTCGACCTCCAGCAAGGACGACATTCGACTGACCGATTCGCAAA TAATATGGGTGAGTTCCATGTTGCCCTTGGGCGCCCTTTTCGGAGCCCTGCCCTCCGGATATATTGCCGATACGATCGGGCGACGTTATACTGCGATGGTCATGGACATTCCCTTTATCTTGGCATGGATCTCGATCAGTTTCGCCAATTCCGTCGGCTGGCTTTACTTGGGAAGATTCTTAATCG GTATCTCAACTGGCAGCTTCTGCGTGGTGGCTCCCATGTACATTTCAGAAATAGCAGAGACTAGCATTCGTGGCAGTCTAGGCACATTGTTTCAGTTGCTCCTCACGATCGGCATCCTGTTCATTTACGTGGTAGGAGCATTGGTCTCATGGAAAACCCTGAGCATGCTCTGCATACTCATACCCATCCTGCTGCTCTGCGGCCTGTTTATCGTGCCTGAAACTCCAGTATATCTACTTAAAAGG GGTAAGCGCTCCGAGGCAAATCGCGCACTAAAATGGCTGTGGGGAGATTACTGCAACACCAGCAACGCCATCCAGGCCATCCAAAACGACTTGGACCAGACTGGAGCGGATGCTTCCGTAAAGGATTTGTTCAGCAACCGCGCCTCACGTAACGGCATGGTGATCTCTGTGCTGTTGATGGTATTCCAGCAGTTTTCCGGCATCAACGCCGTGATCTTCTTTATGAACCAGATCTTTTTGTCAAGCCGTACACTGAATCCTGACGTCTGCACCATAGTGGTGGGTGTGGTGCAGGTGATCATGACCCTGACCTCCTCCCTGCTGATCGAAAAGGCCGGCCGCAAGATCCTGCTGATCTTCAGCAGTACGATTATGACAGTCTGCCTGGCCATGCTGGGTGCCTATAACACGATCCAGCGACACACCGATATATCCGAGGCCATTGGCTGGTTACCCCTCCTCTGCATAGTGCTGTTCATCGTTAGCTTCTCGGTGGGCTACGGCCCCATTCCCTGGATGATAATGGGTGAACTCTTCATGCCGGACGTCAAGGGCATCGCCGTCTCCCTGAGTGTCATGATGAACTGGGTGTGCGTGTTCCTGGTCACCTGGCTCTTTGGTCTGCTCaatgctgctggtgctgatgtGCCGTTCTGGTTCTTTAGCGCCTGGATGGCGGTGGCCACTGCTTACGTGGCCATTGCCTTGCAGGAGACGAAGGGCAAGAGTGCCAACCAAATCCAAAGCTGGTTAAGCGGGCGCTGA